The following are encoded in a window of Penaeus monodon isolate SGIC_2016 chromosome 9, NSTDA_Pmon_1, whole genome shotgun sequence genomic DNA:
- the LOC119577120 gene encoding hepatocyte nuclear factor 3-alpha-like → MIKGGFRRSVHELAKTSDAVSMQQQQHPITTVRTTTNSFFSNKSSPIGGVHIPTISCGTHTAHRTNTACHGSTFRRISNATPFPQADDPRTFTSIVEGCDGDRGAQMSRADVGGCTGGSSENPGGVLGSHNSGTTVGNLGLDPAAGGVGSNGGGGDDLTSLSWLHSLDMCGMVPHLATPPTPPASPQPQNLLASSQMLHNSPADKKRKAELQEKQDNIDYSVDGSVKPPYSYAALIGMAMKENQNKMTLSAIYKWIKENFAYYKTADPSWQNSIRHNLSLNKCFLKVPRSKDEPGKGGFWRLDPEYADSLVDGVFKKRRPSRPAPPPPAKSKKTRRQGPQAQPSPGLHQHLQHQQHLAQPGQQGAQHTIGGEMKVVVQPVQAAFMPPPSTKPPPRPNVFLQHDGVGIDTGISESLKDDLVWSTLLGDEVPDDAWPCRTQELVTDLSHTGDPSTYPAITTSAAAAAATQIVHPHPPHPVTYPHVLHVATHPSPQHQQIVTITTSSSPLSSASSTSPGLPSLELSPESLGVEEELFTSPEYSEASNESSLDISGSHGGWGKGGYCELPSISTFCSGLTQLTPLEPSSAPVLVQDAHAWGPDASWDEAKTLSLLDANLDFDNLIDLDVLGN, encoded by the exons ATGATCAAAGGCGGCTTTCGAAGGAGCGTCCATGAGCTGGCCAAGACCAGCGACGCCGTCAGCATGCAACAACAGCAGCACCCCATCACGACAGTTAGAACAACCACCAACAGCTTTTTCAGCAATAAATCCTCCCCCATTGGTGGCGTCCATATACCCACCATCAGCTGCGGGACCCACACCGCACACCGAACAAACACAGCATGCCATGGCAGCACCTTCAGAAGAATCAGCAACGCGACGCCTTTTCCCCAGGCCGACGACCCACGCACCTTCACGTCGATCGTCGAAGGCTGCGACGGCGACCGAGGGGCTCAGATGAGCAGGGCTGACGTAGGCGGATGCACAGGCGGGTCGTCCGAGAACCCCGGGGGCGTCCTCGGGAGCCATAACAGCGGCACGACGGTCGGCAATCTGGGTCTCGATCCTGCGGCAGGGGGCGTCGGCTCGAACGGAGGCGGAGGCGACGACCTGACGTCCCTGAGCTGGCTTCACTCACTCGACATGTGCGGGATGGTGCCCCATCTGGCCACTCCGCCCACGCCCCCGGCTTCCCCACAGCCACAGAACCTCCTGGCCTCCTCCCAGATGCTGCACAACTCTCCTGCGGACAAAAAGCGGAAAGCGGAATTACAGGAGAAGCAAGACAACATCGACTACTCGGTCGACGGCAGCGTGAAGCCTCCTTACAGCTACGCGGCCTTGATTGGGATGGCCATGAAAGAGAACCAGAACAAAATGACGCTCTCGGCCATCTACAAGTGGATCAAGGAGAACTTCGCTTACTACAAGACCGCTGATCCATCGTGGCAG AACTCGATCCGCCACAACCTGTCCCTCAACAAGTGCTTCCTCAAGGTGCCTCGGAGCAAAGACGAGCCGGGCAAGGGCGGCTTCTGGCGCCTGGACCCCGAGTACGCCGACTCCCTCGTCGACGGCGTGTTCAAGAAGCGGCGGCCGTCGCGCCCCGCGCCCCCGCCGCCCGCCAAATCCAAGAAGACCCGCCGGCAGGGGCCGCAGGCGCAGCCTAGCCCCGGTCTTCACCAACACCTGCAGCACCAGCAGCACCTCGCTCAGCCGGGCCAGCAGGGGGCTCAGCACACCATCGGAGGAGAGATGAAGGTCGTGGTGCAGCCCGTGCAGGCGGCCTTCATGCCGCCGCCCAGCACCAAGCCGCCGCCGAGGCCCAACGTCTTCCTCCAGCACGACG GTGTTGGTATAGACACTGGTATCAGTGAATCCCTGAAGGACGACCTCGTGTGGTCGACTCTGCTCGGCGACGAGGTCCCGGACGACGCGTGGCCGTGTCGGACGCAGGAGCTGGTGACGGACCTCAGCCACACGGGCGATCCCTCGACGTACCCGGCCATCACCaccagcgccgccgccgccgccgccacgcaGATCGTCCACCCGCATCCGCCCCACCCCGTCACCTACCCGCACGTCCTCCACGTGGCCACCCACCCGAGCCCCCAGCACCAGCAGATCGTAACcatcaccacctcgtcctcccctctGTCGTCAGCCTCGTCCACGTCCCCGGGTCTGCCGTCCCTGGAGCTGAGCCCGGAGTCCCTCGGGGTGGAGGAGGAACTCTTCACCAGCCCCGAGTACTCGGAAGCCTCCAACGAATCCTCCCTAGACATCAGCGGCAGCcacgggggatggggaaaggggggttactGCGAGCTTCCCTCTATCAGCACCTTCTGCAGCGGCTTGACTCAACTCACGCCGCTTGAGCCCTCCAGTGCGCCCGTGCTAGTACAAGACGCCCACGCCTGGGGCCCCGACGCCAGCTGGGACGAAGCCAAGACTCTATCCTTACTCGATGCCAACCTTGATTTTGATAACCTCATAGACTTGGATGTTCTTGGAAATTAA